From Panthera uncia isolate 11264 chromosome E1, Puncia_PCG_1.0, whole genome shotgun sequence, one genomic window encodes:
- the LOC125926666 gene encoding translational activator of cytochrome c oxidase 1 isoform X2: MEGTHSRLPRGWCRVLRVTASPAWPGALGSPVKGGGSRRLGTCLFLWRTPRADRGRCSLAALADLGPGSEPMASWAAVSLSRVPARCLWAQGPGVRAALPSTLAASQPEPTGCNPAPGRTLHLSAAVPAGHNKWSKVRHIKGPKDAERSRIFSKLCLSIRLAVKEGGPNPELNSSLANILEKTKGVYLLYEGRGPGGSSLLIEALSNSGSKCHSDIRHILNKNGGMMADGARHSFDKKGVIVVGVEDREKKAVNLERALEMAIEAGAEDVKETEDEEEKNIFKFICDASSLHQVRKKLDSLGLCSVSCSLEFIPNTKVRLADPDLEQAALLIQALGNHEDVIQVYDNIE; this comes from the exons ATGGAGGGCACCCACTCCCGGCTTCCGCGGGGATGGTGCAGGGTGCTTCGTGTCACTGCTTCCCCGGCCTGGCCTGGAGCACTTGGGTCTCCGGTGAAGGGCGGAGGTAGCCGCAGGCTCGGGACCTGCTTGTTTCTCTGGCGGACACCACGGGCTGACCGTGGTCGCTGCTCTTTGGCTGCTCTTGCTGACCTTGGCCCAGGGTCGGAGCCGATGGCGTCTTGGGCCGCTGTCAGCCTAAGCAGAGTTCCTGCCCGGTGCTTGTGGGCGCAAGGCCCCGGTGTCCGGGCGGCTCTTCCGTCCACCCTCGCGGCCTCCCAGCCTGAGCCCACGGGCTGCAACCCCGCTCCGGGCAGGACGCTGCACCTCAGCGCGGCGGTCCCCGCAGGGCACAACAAGTGGTCCAAAGTCCGGCATATCAAGGGTCCCAAGGACGCCGAAAGGAGTCGCATCTTCTCCAAACTCTGTTTGAGCATCCGCCTGGCGGTTAAAG AAGGAGGCCCCAACCCTGAACTCAACAGCAGTCTGGCCAACATCTTAGAG AAAACCAAGGGTGTTTATTTGCTGTATGAGGGCCGAGGCCCTGGTGGCTCTTCCCTGCTCATTGAGGCATTATCCAACAGTGGCTCCAAGTGCCATTCAGACATCAGACATATCCTGAACAAGAACGG gGGAATGATGGCTGATGGAGCTCGCCACTCCTTTGACAAAAAGGGGGTGATCGTGGTTGGAGTGGAGGACCGAGAGAAGAAAGCTGTGAACCTAGAGCGTGCCCTGGAGATGGCAATTGAAGCAGGAGCTGAAGATGTCAAGGAAACTGAAGACgaagaggaaaagaacatttttaaa TTTATTTGTGATGCCTCTTCACTGCATCAAGTGAGGAAGAAGCTGGACTCGCTGGGCTTGTGTTCTGTGTCCTGTTCGCTAGAATTCATCCCCAACACAAAGGTGCGGCTCGCTGACCCCGACCTGGAGCAGGCTGCCCTTCTCATCCAGGCTCTTGGCAACCACGAGGATGTGATCCAGGTCTATGACAACATTGAGTAA
- the LOC125926666 gene encoding translational activator of cytochrome c oxidase 1 isoform X1, which yields MEGTHSRLPRGWCRVLRVTASPAWPGALGSPVKGGGSRRLGTCLFLWRTPRADRGRCSLAALADLGPGSEPMASWAAVSLSRVPARCLWAQGPGVRAALPSTLAASQPEPTGCNPAPGRTLHLSAAVPAGHNKWSKVRHIKGPKDAERSRIFSKLCLSIRLAVKEGGPNPELNSSLANILEVCRSKHMPKSTIEASLKMGKTKGVYLLYEGRGPGGSSLLIEALSNSGSKCHSDIRHILNKNGGMMADGARHSFDKKGVIVVGVEDREKKAVNLERALEMAIEAGAEDVKETEDEEEKNIFKFICDASSLHQVRKKLDSLGLCSVSCSLEFIPNTKVRLADPDLEQAALLIQALGNHEDVIQVYDNIE from the exons ATGGAGGGCACCCACTCCCGGCTTCCGCGGGGATGGTGCAGGGTGCTTCGTGTCACTGCTTCCCCGGCCTGGCCTGGAGCACTTGGGTCTCCGGTGAAGGGCGGAGGTAGCCGCAGGCTCGGGACCTGCTTGTTTCTCTGGCGGACACCACGGGCTGACCGTGGTCGCTGCTCTTTGGCTGCTCTTGCTGACCTTGGCCCAGGGTCGGAGCCGATGGCGTCTTGGGCCGCTGTCAGCCTAAGCAGAGTTCCTGCCCGGTGCTTGTGGGCGCAAGGCCCCGGTGTCCGGGCGGCTCTTCCGTCCACCCTCGCGGCCTCCCAGCCTGAGCCCACGGGCTGCAACCCCGCTCCGGGCAGGACGCTGCACCTCAGCGCGGCGGTCCCCGCAGGGCACAACAAGTGGTCCAAAGTCCGGCATATCAAGGGTCCCAAGGACGCCGAAAGGAGTCGCATCTTCTCCAAACTCTGTTTGAGCATCCGCCTGGCGGTTAAAG AAGGAGGCCCCAACCCTGAACTCAACAGCAGTCTGGCCAACATCTTAGAGGTGTGTCGCAGCAAGCACATGCCCAAGTCAACGATTGAGGCATCACTGAAAATGGGG AAAACCAAGGGTGTTTATTTGCTGTATGAGGGCCGAGGCCCTGGTGGCTCTTCCCTGCTCATTGAGGCATTATCCAACAGTGGCTCCAAGTGCCATTCAGACATCAGACATATCCTGAACAAGAACGG gGGAATGATGGCTGATGGAGCTCGCCACTCCTTTGACAAAAAGGGGGTGATCGTGGTTGGAGTGGAGGACCGAGAGAAGAAAGCTGTGAACCTAGAGCGTGCCCTGGAGATGGCAATTGAAGCAGGAGCTGAAGATGTCAAGGAAACTGAAGACgaagaggaaaagaacatttttaaa TTTATTTGTGATGCCTCTTCACTGCATCAAGTGAGGAAGAAGCTGGACTCGCTGGGCTTGTGTTCTGTGTCCTGTTCGCTAGAATTCATCCCCAACACAAAGGTGCGGCTCGCTGACCCCGACCTGGAGCAGGCTGCCCTTCTCATCCAGGCTCTTGGCAACCACGAGGATGTGATCCAGGTCTATGACAACATTGAGTAA